From a region of the Impatiens glandulifera chromosome 4, dImpGla2.1, whole genome shotgun sequence genome:
- the LOC124933964 gene encoding 7-dehydrocholesterol reductase yields the protein MAESKMVHSSLVTYASVISLLTLCPPFVILLWYTMVHADGSVALTWDYFRRNGLLSAFVNIWPKPTAIAWKIIFCYAAFEAALQLLLPGKRVEGPVSPKGNRPVYKANGVAAYAVTLLTYVGIWWFGVFNPSIVYDHLGEIFSALIFGSLIFCVFLNIKGHVAPSSTDSGSSGNLIIDFYWGMELYPRIGKDFDLKVFTNCRFGMMSWAVLSITYCIKQYEANGRVADSMLVNTILTLVYVTKFFWWEDGYWNTMDIAHDRAGFYICWGCLVWVPSVYTCPGMYLVNHPVNLGTQLALYILGAGILCVLINYDCDRQRQEFRRKNGKCLVWGSPPKKIVASYTTADGETKTNLLLTSGWWGLSRHFHYVPEILAAFFWTVPALFNHVLPYFYVIFLTILLFDRATRDDDKCRSKYGKYWKLYCEKVPYKIIPGIY from the exons ATGGCGGAATCGAAGATGGTTCACTCATCACTAGTTACATATGCATCTGTCATATCACTTCTCACACTCTGCCCTCCCTTCGTTATTCTACT ATGGTATACGATGGTACATGCTGATGGCTCCGTAGCTCTGACTTGGGACTACTTTAGGCGAAATGGACTGCTAAGCGCTTTTGTTAACATTTGGCCAAAACCCACCGCAATTGCgtggaaaattattttttgctATGCGGCTTTCGAGGCTGCACTCCAACTCCTATTACCTGGGAAAAGGGTTGAAGGCCCTGTATCCCCCAAAGGAAACCGACCTGTCTACAAG GCAAACGGTGTAGCAGCTTATGCTGTTACTTTGTTGACCTACGTTGGCATTTGGTG GTTTGGCGTATTCAATCCCTCCATTGTTTATGACCATTTAGGAGAAATATTTTCTGCACTCATTTTTGGGAGTTTGATTTTCTGTGTTTTCTTGAATATAAAG GGTCATGTTGCACCATCCTCCACGGATTCAGGTTCTTCTGGAAACTTAATTATTGACTTCTATTGG GGGATGGAGCTGTATCCTCGCATTGGTAAAGACTTTGATCTAAAGGTCTTCACAAATTGCAGATTTGGGATGATGTCCTGGGCTGTTCTTTCTATCACCTACTGCATTAAACAG TATGAAGCAAATGGGAGGGTGGCAGACTCCATGCTTGTGAACACTATACTGACACTTGTGTATGTCACAAAATTCTTTTGGTGGGAAGATGGATACTGGAACACAATGGACATTGCTCATGACCGAG CTGGTTTTTACATATGTTGGGGATGCTTGGTATGGGTGCCATCTGTTTATACTTGTCCTGGAATGTACTTGGTTAATCATCCTGTGAACCTTGGAACTCAG TTGGCTCTTTATATTTTAGGGGCAGGAATTCTGTGTGTACTTATCAATTATGACTGCGATAGGCAGAGACAAGAGTTCCGTAGAAAGAATGGGAAATGCTTGGTTTGGGGTTCTCCTCCAAAGAAa ATTGTAGCTTCCTATACTACAGCTGATGGTGAGACAAAAACTAACCTTCTCCTGACATCAGGATG GTGGGGCTTATCTCGGCACTTCCATTATGTACCTGAGATATTGGCGGCTTTCTTCTGGACGGTTCCTGCACTTTTCAACCAT GTTCTTCCTTACTTCTATGTAATATTCCTTACCATCCTGCTTTTTGATCGAGCAACAAGAGACGATGACAAATGCAGATCAAA GTATGGAAAGTACTGGAAATTGTATTGTGAGAAGGTTCCATACAAGATCATCCCTGGAATCTACTGA